GCAGTAAGGATAATAATACGGTATCTCTTTGGGTTCATACTTCTGATGAAACTCCTGAAGGAAAAGCGATGCAAGCGATTGTTGATCGATTTAACCAAGAGTATGAAGGAACGTATTCAGCAGACATTGAGTTTATTCCTAGAAGTGAAAGTGGTGGCGGATATGAAGATAAAATAAACGCTGCTTTAACGACAAATTCATTACCAGACGTTTTGACATTAGATGGGCCGAATACCGCTGCTTATGCGGAGGCAGGTATGATCGCAGCGATTGATGAGTATATCACGAACAAAGATGATTTGCTTCCGAGTATCATTCAGCAAGGAACATATGATGAAAAATTATATGCAGTTGGTTTTTCTGAATCTGGTGTCGGCATTTTTTATAATAAGGAAATGTTTGAAGAGGCAGGTGTAGATTTATCGACATTACCAACAGTAGAGGAGCCTTGGGACTGGGATCAATTCATGGCGTTAAATGAAACACTAGTAACTAAATACGATAAACCGGCAATTGACATGGGTTTTAATGATCAAAGTGAATGGTTAATGTATGCGCTTTCCCCGTTTTTGTGGTCACAAGGAGGAAATATTGTTTCAGAAGATGGTTCCACGGCAGAAGGTGTTTTTAATGATGAAAATGCTGTTAAAACGTTAACCTTCATTCAAACGATGATTGAAGAAGGTTATAGCACGATTACCCCAGTTGAAAAAGGATTCCACACTGAGGAGTATGCGATGAAGCTCGGAGGTTCATGGACAATTGCAGAAATGGAAGAATATCCAGATGTGGCGTATGGTATTATGCCGTATCCAACCTCACCTGATACAGATGAACTTGTTTCTCCCTCAGGAAGTTGGCAGTATGCCATGTCTGCAACAACCGATAAGGAAGAAGCAGCAGGTGCTTTAATCGACTTTATGATGTCAACAGAATCCTTAACCGAAATGACACTAGCAAATAGCGTTCTTCCAGCTGCTTACTCAGTAATAGAAGAAGTACAAGGAGAAGTATCGGATGAGATGAACATTTTAATTGAACAGAATGCAGCATCTGCACATGCACGTCCAGTATTATCCCAGTACCCACAAATTAGTCGTATCTTCCAGCAAACAATTAGTGATGTTACTTACTATGAGGAAAACAATGATATTCAGGCATTATTGAATGAAAAAGTTCAGCAAATGGAAAATGTCTTGAACTAAAAGATGGTAGTTCCGGTTTAGTTGGTTCACTTCTCTAAACCGGAAGATTTAAAGGAGCTAATGGATATGAATATAAACAAAAAGGAGAATGTTGCAGCTTATAGTTTCTTAGCACCGTCATTAATTTTGTTGGGACTCTTTTTGATCATACCTGCTGTACTAGCGATTTACTATGCTTTTACAGATTACTATTTGTTAACACCAGATAGAAGGCAGTTCGTCGGGTTAGACAATTTCATTGAAATCTTCAAAGACCCGATTTTTAAGCAAAGTTTGAAGAATATCCTCATCTTTGTCACGTGTGTTATCCCTATTCAAGTAGGATCAGCATTAGGGTTAGCATTATTAATTAACAAACAAAGAAAGGGAAATATATTTTTTAAAGTGGCATTTTTTTCTCCAGTGGTCTTATCTTTAGTTGTGATATCTGTATTATGGCTGTATTTGTTAAATCCATCCGAAGGGTTGGTGAATAATGTACTCGTTAACATTGGCTTGAATCCTCAGCCCTTTTTAAGTAGTCCTAATCAAGCGATTTACACGATTGTGTTTGTGTCCGCATGGCAAGGTGCAGGGTACCAAATGTTAATCTTTTTAGCTGGTCTGCAAAATATTCCGAATACTGTTTATGAGGCTGCTGATATTGATGGTGTGAATAAGTGGCAAAGGTTCATTCATATTACAATGCCACTACTTAAGCCGACTTCGATCCTAATCATGATTACAACATTAATTGCAGCGTTTAAATTAATTATTCAACCGATGGTTATGACACAAGGTGGCCCAATGAACTCAACTATCACACCTGTATATTATATTTATCAAACTGGTTTTTCTGATCGAATGATTGGATATGCAAGTGCTATGACGGTGATATTTGGCATTTTAATTGGCATCGTCACACTCATTCAAAGCAAAGTAACAAAGGAGGATGACATCTAATGAGTAGACAAGGTAAAAAAATTGTAGAGTATATCTTTCTTATTTTATTAGCCTGTCTTTTTATCTTTCCTTTGTTATGGATGATTGTTTCCTCTATGAAACCAGAATCACATATTTATTTGGACATGAATAGTATTAAGGCCTTCCTCCCTTCCATGGACCCATCGCAATGGTTCATCACATATAAAGAACTATTTTCAAGGTTTGATATTCTTCAATATGTATTCAATAGTGTCACTTACGCTGTTGTCATAACAGGTGGATCGATCGTAGTGAATGCGATGGCGGGTTATGCATTTGCAAAGTTTGAATTTAGCGGAAAGAGATTTCTGTTTGCCTTATTACTAGTGTTGTTAATTGTACCATTGGAAACGATTATTATTACGCAATTCACGGTTGCACACACATTAGGTATCTTAAATACAAGATTAGCGGTTGTCTTACCAATGATAGCTAACATGTTCTTCATCTATCTGTTTAGAAACTTCTTTAAAGCAGTACCAGATGAAGTCATTGAGTCGGTGAAATTAGATGGGGCCAATTATTGGACAATATTTTGGAGAATAATGTTACCTATGTCCAAACCGGCAATCGCCACAGTGGGGACCCTATCATTTATCGCTAGTTGGAATGACTATTTATGGCCCTTGATGGTCTTAACAGATACAAGTATGTTTCCTTTACAAGTAGCGATTACGAATATTAATACGACACAACCTGTTTATACGAATCAAGTCATGGCCATTCTAACCATCTCTACTATCCCATTAATAATCGTTTATATTGTGGCACAAAAGTATATATTACAAGGTCTTGGTGGCTCTGGAACAGGGATAAAATAGGGTGAACAATAAAGGAGAAGATAACGGCATGTACTCATTGGAAGAAGCAAACACGTATATAAAAACGACAAGTAGCCAAGTAAACAATTACTATCGACATACCTATCATGTCATGGCACCTGTTGGATGGATTAATGATCCAAATGGTTTTATTTACTTTAAAGGAGAGTACCATTTATTTTATCAATACTATCCATATAAAACACAATGGGGACCAATGCACTGGGGGCACGTGAAAAGTAAAGATTTAATTAATTGGGAGAACGCTCCAGTGGCTTTAGCACCTGATAAGACCTATGATAAGGATGGTTGCTTTTCCGGGACAGCCATTGAAAAAGACGGGAAAATGTATCTCATGTATACAGGACATATAGAAGGAAGAAGACCAGAAGATGTGAGGCAAGTGCAGTGTATGGCTGTTTCCGATGACGGCATACATTTTGAGAAAGTAGAGCAAAACCCTGTTATTTCAGAAGAGGACCTCCCCGATAATGCCAAACCACAAGATTTCAGGGATCCTAAAGTACTCAAACATGGGGAATGCTATTATTCTTTAATCGCCTCAAAAGCAAAAGAAGGTGGCGGGCAGATTCTCCTTTACAAATCAAAGGATTTACTAGATTGGGAGTTTGTTTCAGTTTTACTGAAAGGAGAGAAGGATGAAGGGCCGATGTGGGAGTGCCCAGATCTTTTTGAATTAAATGGGAAAGATGTCTTGATCATTTCTGTCGAAGGATTACCCGCAAAAGAGAACAATTTCACGAATACACATTCTGTTCTTTCTATCATCGGAAAAATGGATTGGGAGAAAGGGGTTTTTAATAAAGAGGTCGTCGAAGAGTTAGATTATGGTATGGATTTTTATGCACCACAAACGATTAGTGACAACAAGAATCGGCGAGTCATGATTTCCTGGATGCAAATGTGGGGTAGAAACATTCCGACTCATACAGATGGGCATGGTTGGGCAGGTGCGATGACATTACCTAGAGAGCTAGTCATTAAAAACAATCACCTTTATCAAAGGCCGATTCCAGAAGTGAAAAAATACTACACGAACAACCACAAAATGTCTGACATAATATTATCAAACGAGAAAAAAGACCTTTCAGAACTTTCCTGTGAGGTAGGCGTACTAGAACTGGATATAGATGTAGCAAAAGGGCAGCATTTTGACTTAGAATTAAGAAGTCACGAGAACGAGAAAACGGTTTTGAGCTATGATTGTCACTCTGGTCTATTAAAGGTGGATCGTAAGCAAAGTGGTGTGGCGTTGATTGGAAAAGAACCGGAGCCTGTTTATCAAAGGGCTATTCAATTGAATCCACAAAATCATCATTTAAAGTTAGAGATTTATTTTGATCGTGCTTCTGTAGAAGTGTTTGTCAATGAAGGGGAATATACGCTGACTTCAACAATCTACCCAACTAAAAAATCAGATGGAATCGCCATGTGTGCTGAAGGTGATATCCACATTTCGCGTATAGAAAAATGGGATATTAAAGTGTCACCATAAGAAAGGTGAACAGTAACTCATTTAAATAACACATACTAACACGCAGCGCCTCCAATGTGTAAAGGAGGCGCTTTTTTATCTCAGATAACTGTCTGTAAAACTCCTGTCTCAAAATAGAGAGGAGAGTGAAAGGTATTTAGGCGAGAGATAACGGACGATCGTGTTCTGATTCAATCAACGGCCAATCAGTGAGAGAAGAAAGACAATTCCACACTGAATTGAAGTTTATCCCACTCTTAAGGGGCACGCCCCCCACCCTCAAAACTTAAGAAGGTCGAAAAGTTTAGGTGGGGGATGAAGGAAAACTCGCACTGATTGAAGCTTAGCTTTATGAATAGTCGTATTGAGGTCCATCTACATCAACACGCAGATCTATTTTTTCATACTGAATTCTGATGTTTTTCTCCTTAATAACGATCGAACGGGTTATGAAGGACCACTTGACATACCTACAGGGGTATATTATACTTCTTTATATACCGTATGGGGTATATAAAATTAGGAGGGGTTATGATGAAAGAGATATTATATGAAAGAAGTGGGACTTTAGGAAGAGAAATAAAAGAAGAAACATTTAATGATACAACACATAATTATGGGGCCGTTGTCCCTAAGCTATTTGCTATTTTTACTGTTATTGCCACTATCGGTTGGGCTGTGAGTGTTTTCTTAACTGGTGTCCATTTTTGGGTACTTCCCTTACCCGTAAGCTTTGATGTGGCAGGAACACCTTGGGCCGTGATGACTAGTGATTGGGCATATGTGTTAGGTATTCCATTGGCTTTATTAGGAGCTTTCTATTATCTCACAGTACTATTATTTGCAGGTTTATGGCATTACTCGCGTCAACCTTTAGTGCTTAAAATTTTAACACCGATTTCAGCAATTGGTGTGATTGCTTCATCTTTCTTTGTTTATCTGCAATTATTTGTTATTGAAGCAATTTGTCCTTTCTGTATGGTGTCTGCTGTAGCTTCGACAATGCTTTTTGTGCTTGAGTTAATTATGTTGCGCATGAGTAAGCTGCCACCACTTCGTGAACTTCTGTCTAATATTAATACTGTATTAGATAGAAGAGGTCTAACTTGGTTATTCCTTATGTTTATGGTATCAGTACTTCCTGTGCTTAGTTTTTGGCTGGCGACGATTATCCCAGCTCCAGGTGGATAATAACTGAAACTCTTCTTGTTTGTATAAGGTGTTTAGTCAATAGGAAGTAAAAAAAGAGGTGTGATTTCGAGGGTGAAATCGCACCTCTTTCAAGTGTGTACATTATAGGGATGAAGTCTGAACTGTGAAGGCTGTAGGAGACAAATCTCTGTGGAGAAGGTGAACTTCATATAAGCAGGACACGAGATTGCTAGACAAGTCAAAGTCCTTATTTTCGAAGGCGTATTTAGTAAATAAAGTGGAGGATAGAGAGGATAAAAGCTCACTTATCATGTGGGGTTTAGCGATGAGCGTAATGCTCGTATCGTAAACCAGGAGAACACTTCGATTTTTAAAATAGTAAACAAGTTGCTTATAATGCCTTGCTAAATAGTAATTATTACGATATGATGTAAATCGGAATTATTACTAATAGGAGGATCACTATGAATACAATTAAACTATTCTTAAATAAAAAGAGTCATATTCTTTCCCTTCTCACGTTGTTTACCGTTATTGGTATATTAGGAGGATGCGGAGATTCAACTTCTTCTTCAAACGAGGGGGATGGTGAAGATAAGCATCTTCATTTCTTATATAATTTCTCTACAAATTCGTTAGATCCACACGTTGATACGAGTTATGTCCCATTAAGAGCAGGGATTACAGAAACGTTGGTTCGATTAGATGAAGAAAATTTAACAGTTGAACCGTGGCTAGCAAAAGATTGGGAAGGTGAAGATGGCGTTAATTGGATCATTCACCTTCGTGAAGATGTGACGTTTCATAATGGCACAGAAATGGATGCGGAGGCCGTCAAAGCTTCATTGGAAAGAGCCATTACCGAAAACATTGCCATGGACAATGCACTGAAAATTGACCAAATCGAAGCAGATGGTCACACCTTAGAGATCACCACAAGTGAACCATTTCCGGAGTTTATTTCAGAACTTGTTAATCCAAATGTAGCAATTATTGATGTAACTGAAGACGATATTTTAAACCGGCCAATCGGGACAGGTCCATTTGTTCTCGATACATTTGTCCAAGGAAGTCGCCTTGATCTGACGCGTTACGATGATTATTGGGACGGTGCTTCTAATTTGGATAGCGTGACTTTTTCGTTTAACGAAGATGCTAATGCCCGCTCCCTTGCTTTAAGATCTGGAGAAGTTGATATTGTCTATCGTCCAGAGGTTGAGAGCTTGGATACATTAAGAGAAATAGACGGTCTGCAAGTAGAGTCAACCGCTACGTTTCGAGTCCATCAAATGACGATGAACATGCAACGGGAGAATTTGCAAGATGTGAATGTTAGACGTGCAATTGATGCGTTAATTGATAGAGAAGACATTGTCGATTCTATTTTACTAGGACATGGGGAAGTGGCAGTTGGACCTTTTCTACCTAGTCTTCCATTTGCGCCAACTTACGAAGAGCAGCCAACAGGTTCTGATGCGGCGGTCGCATATTTAGAGGAAGCAGGTTACACCCTTGAGGATGGCACGATGCAAAAAGATGGCGAACCACTTACCTTAACGCTTTTAACGTACCCATCAAGAGCAGATCTTCCGTTAATTGCGCAAGTGTTTCAATCCGATGCGAAACAAATTGGTATTGAGGTGGATATTAAGCAGATTGACATTCCTGAAGAATATATGGCATCAAATCGTGATTGGGATATCGCCACTTATAGTAATTTAACAGCCCCTCGTGGAGATGCTGGCTATTATTTAAATGCAACGTATCACCCGACAGGAGCACTCAACTTTAGTGGTGCTGAAGAAGTAGAATTGACAGAGATCATTGATGAATTGAATCAAACAGTCGATTACGATGAAAGAGCGATACTTGCTGAGGAAGCGGCGGAGTATGTTCATGAAAACGTCATTAATTCATTTGTGTTACATCCATCTACCATTGTGGCATATAACGAGAACAAAGTAGACAATTGGGTAACGACTCGTAGCGAATATTACATGATTACAAACCAATTGGATGTGAAGTGACGTGTTAAAAATAATCACTCGCAAATTTCTTGAAGTCTTCTTTTTCATAGTACTCATTACATTTGCTAGTTTTGTATTTGTTCGCTTAGCGCCTGGTGATCCCGTTCTAACCATCCTAAATGTGGATGAATTATCCGTTAGTCAGGGGCAAGTGGAACAATTAAGAGAGGACATGGGTTTTAATAAGCCGCTGCTCGTACAATACGGGCATTGGCTTATTAACTTTGTTCAACTTGATTTTGGGGCGTCCTATGTCACTGGCCAGCCTGTCATGGAAATGATCATGCAAGGTCTTCCTGCCACGCTTGAATTAACGTTAGGCGCTTTGATCGTTATGTTAGTGATAGCTATTCCGCTTGGTTCATTGTCTGCCCTTTATCGGAACAGTTGGATCGATCAGATTAGTCGGACACTTTCCATTATTGGGGCAGCTGTACCAAGCTTTTGGTTAGGTCTTATTTTAATTGATTTATTTAGTGTTCGGGTTAATTGGCTTCCTAGTATGGGCAAAGGTGGGCTAGATACGTTAATTTTGCCTTCAGTAACACTCGGTTTAGCTATTTCTAGTGTGTATGTTCGCTTACTTCGGTCTAGTTTACTGGAGTCACTTAACCAGGAGTTTATTCGAGCCGGGAGAGCAAGAGGGTTATCAGAGTCTCGTATCTTTTTCACTCATGCATTCCGTCACAGTTTGCCCCCTGTAATTACCGTTTTTGGCGTGAGTATTGGGAGCTTGATTGGAGGCATTGTCGTCATAGAAGTGTTATTCGCCTATCCAGGGATCGGTAAAATGGTCGTTGATGCCATTCGCCAACGTGATTATCCTCTTATTCAAGGCTATATATTAGTGATGGCTATCATTGTTTTTATCGTCAATACGTGTGTTGATTTGTCATATCGCTATTTAAATCCAGAGCTAAAACTGAAAGAAAGAGAGACAAGCCGATGAAGAGGTTCGCTGTACGTTTGCCAAAAAAAAGAAAACAAAAGATACAACTAGGTATCGCGATTGCCTTTCTTGTATTCATCGTTATTAGTGTGATATATACGTTTTTATTTTTGAAACATGACCCCTATTTAACGAATTTAAGTGGTAGGCTTGGAAGTATCAGTTTACTGCACCCGCTCGGTACAGACCATTTAGGGAGGGACGTGTTAACACGGCTTTTACTTGGAGGTCAACAAACGATCGGATACAGTTTCTTGGCCTTATTTGCAGCTGTTGTAATCGGGGTGCCTGTCGGTATTTTTGCAGGTTATAAACGCGGTATCATCGACCGAGTGTTTATGAGAATAGCAGATGGTTTTTTAGCATTTCCTGAAACGATCGTTGCAATTGTATTAGTCGGTTTACTAGGTCCTAGTATAAGCAATTTAATTCTCGCTATTATTCTCGTGAAATGGGTTAATTACGCACGATTAGTCAGGAGTACGGTATTAGTAGAAGCACAAAAAGAGTACATATTAGTTGCTCGCATTAATGGCTTATCACCAAGAAAAATGATGACAAAGCATCTATTCCCTCATATTATTGGGCATGTATTGGTTATGGCAAGTCTTGATTTAGGAAAAATTATTCTTCTGATCTCTGCTTTTTCATATATCGGGCTAGGAGCCCAACCTCCGATGCCTGAATGGGGCGCAATGTTAAATGATTCACGCCCTTATTTTGAATCAATGCCTCAATTGATGGTTTACCCGGGGCTTGCCATTGTTTTTATTGTCCTTTTGACGAATATGATAGGAGATTATTTGAGAGATCGCTTTGATGTGAAGAAAGAGGTGCGCTCATGATTCTATCCCTTAATGACGTGACGATTCGCAGTCAAAATAAAACGATCGTTGATCAAGCATCCGTGTCTATTCGGGAAGGAGATTGGTATGCCTTAGTCGGACAAAGTGGAAGCGGGAAGAGCCTTCTTTCCCAAAGCATTGGCCAAATGCTTCCTTCACATTTACACGTGGAGGGGAGCGTTTTTTTCAAACAACAAAATCTATTTACATTATCCGCTAAAGAGATACGACGTGTGCGGGGGAAAAAAATCTCGTATATTTTTCAAGACTATCAAGGATCGTTTACCCCTTTTCGAAAAATTGGTCAGCATTTTGATGAATATTTACACGTTCATGGTTTTACGTCTAAAAAGGGGCGTTATGCCCAAGCTATAGAGGCTCTTGATGCCGTTGGATTAGATGAGATT
The genomic region above belongs to Bacillus sp. A301a_S52 and contains:
- a CDS encoding sugar ABC transporter substrate-binding protein, with amino-acid sequence MKRMVVLVAWALMTLIITACGGDGAGSKDNNTVSLWVHTSDETPEGKAMQAIVDRFNQEYEGTYSADIEFIPRSESGGGYEDKINAALTTNSLPDVLTLDGPNTAAYAEAGMIAAIDEYITNKDDLLPSIIQQGTYDEKLYAVGFSESGVGIFYNKEMFEEAGVDLSTLPTVEEPWDWDQFMALNETLVTKYDKPAIDMGFNDQSEWLMYALSPFLWSQGGNIVSEDGSTAEGVFNDENAVKTLTFIQTMIEEGYSTITPVEKGFHTEEYAMKLGGSWTIAEMEEYPDVAYGIMPYPTSPDTDELVSPSGSWQYAMSATTDKEEAAGALIDFMMSTESLTEMTLANSVLPAAYSVIEEVQGEVSDEMNILIEQNAASAHARPVLSQYPQISRIFQQTISDVTYYEENNDIQALLNEKVQQMENVLN
- a CDS encoding sugar ABC transporter permease — protein: MNINKKENVAAYSFLAPSLILLGLFLIIPAVLAIYYAFTDYYLLTPDRRQFVGLDNFIEIFKDPIFKQSLKNILIFVTCVIPIQVGSALGLALLINKQRKGNIFFKVAFFSPVVLSLVVISVLWLYLLNPSEGLVNNVLVNIGLNPQPFLSSPNQAIYTIVFVSAWQGAGYQMLIFLAGLQNIPNTVYEAADIDGVNKWQRFIHITMPLLKPTSILIMITTLIAAFKLIIQPMVMTQGGPMNSTITPVYYIYQTGFSDRMIGYASAMTVIFGILIGIVTLIQSKVTKEDDI
- a CDS encoding carbohydrate ABC transporter permease, whose translation is MSRQGKKIVEYIFLILLACLFIFPLLWMIVSSMKPESHIYLDMNSIKAFLPSMDPSQWFITYKELFSRFDILQYVFNSVTYAVVITGGSIVVNAMAGYAFAKFEFSGKRFLFALLLVLLIVPLETIIITQFTVAHTLGILNTRLAVVLPMIANMFFIYLFRNFFKAVPDEVIESVKLDGANYWTIFWRIMLPMSKPAIATVGTLSFIASWNDYLWPLMVLTDTSMFPLQVAITNINTTQPVYTNQVMAILTISTIPLIIVYIVAQKYILQGLGGSGTGIK
- a CDS encoding glycoside hydrolase family 32 protein codes for the protein MYSLEEANTYIKTTSSQVNNYYRHTYHVMAPVGWINDPNGFIYFKGEYHLFYQYYPYKTQWGPMHWGHVKSKDLINWENAPVALAPDKTYDKDGCFSGTAIEKDGKMYLMYTGHIEGRRPEDVRQVQCMAVSDDGIHFEKVEQNPVISEEDLPDNAKPQDFRDPKVLKHGECYYSLIASKAKEGGGQILLYKSKDLLDWEFVSVLLKGEKDEGPMWECPDLFELNGKDVLIISVEGLPAKENNFTNTHSVLSIIGKMDWEKGVFNKEVVEELDYGMDFYAPQTISDNKNRRVMISWMQMWGRNIPTHTDGHGWAGAMTLPRELVIKNNHLYQRPIPEVKKYYTNNHKMSDIILSNEKKDLSELSCEVGVLELDIDVAKGQHFDLELRSHENEKTVLSYDCHSGLLKVDRKQSGVALIGKEPEPVYQRAIQLNPQNHHLKLEIYFDRASVEVFVNEGEYTLTSTIYPTKKSDGIAMCAEGDIHISRIEKWDIKVSP
- a CDS encoding vitamin K epoxide reductase family protein — encoded protein: MKEILYERSGTLGREIKEETFNDTTHNYGAVVPKLFAIFTVIATIGWAVSVFLTGVHFWVLPLPVSFDVAGTPWAVMTSDWAYVLGIPLALLGAFYYLTVLLFAGLWHYSRQPLVLKILTPISAIGVIASSFFVYLQLFVIEAICPFCMVSAVASTMLFVLELIMLRMSKLPPLRELLSNINTVLDRRGLTWLFLMFMVSVLPVLSFWLATIIPAPGG
- a CDS encoding ABC transporter substrate-binding protein: MNTIKLFLNKKSHILSLLTLFTVIGILGGCGDSTSSSNEGDGEDKHLHFLYNFSTNSLDPHVDTSYVPLRAGITETLVRLDEENLTVEPWLAKDWEGEDGVNWIIHLREDVTFHNGTEMDAEAVKASLERAITENIAMDNALKIDQIEADGHTLEITTSEPFPEFISELVNPNVAIIDVTEDDILNRPIGTGPFVLDTFVQGSRLDLTRYDDYWDGASNLDSVTFSFNEDANARSLALRSGEVDIVYRPEVESLDTLREIDGLQVESTATFRVHQMTMNMQRENLQDVNVRRAIDALIDREDIVDSILLGHGEVAVGPFLPSLPFAPTYEEQPTGSDAAVAYLEEAGYTLEDGTMQKDGEPLTLTLLTYPSRADLPLIAQVFQSDAKQIGIEVDIKQIDIPEEYMASNRDWDIATYSNLTAPRGDAGYYLNATYHPTGALNFSGAEEVELTEIIDELNQTVDYDERAILAEEAAEYVHENVINSFVLHPSTIVAYNENKVDNWVTTRSEYYMITNQLDVK
- a CDS encoding ABC transporter permease, yielding MLKIITRKFLEVFFFIVLITFASFVFVRLAPGDPVLTILNVDELSVSQGQVEQLREDMGFNKPLLVQYGHWLINFVQLDFGASYVTGQPVMEMIMQGLPATLELTLGALIVMLVIAIPLGSLSALYRNSWIDQISRTLSIIGAAVPSFWLGLILIDLFSVRVNWLPSMGKGGLDTLILPSVTLGLAISSVYVRLLRSSLLESLNQEFIRAGRARGLSESRIFFTHAFRHSLPPVITVFGVSIGSLIGGIVVIEVLFAYPGIGKMVVDAIRQRDYPLIQGYILVMAIIVFIVNTCVDLSYRYLNPELKLKERETSR
- a CDS encoding ABC transporter permease subunit, yielding MKRFAVRLPKKRKQKIQLGIAIAFLVFIVISVIYTFLFLKHDPYLTNLSGRLGSISLLHPLGTDHLGRDVLTRLLLGGQQTIGYSFLALFAAVVIGVPVGIFAGYKRGIIDRVFMRIADGFLAFPETIVAIVLVGLLGPSISNLILAIILVKWVNYARLVRSTVLVEAQKEYILVARINGLSPRKMMTKHLFPHIIGHVLVMASLDLGKIILLISAFSYIGLGAQPPMPEWGAMLNDSRPYFESMPQLMVYPGLAIVFIVLLTNMIGDYLRDRFDVKKEVRS
- a CDS encoding ABC transporter ATP-binding protein; the protein is MILSLNDVTIRSQNKTIVDQASVSIREGDWYALVGQSGSGKSLLSQSIGQMLPSHLHVEGSVFFKQQNLFTLSAKEIRRVRGKKISYIFQDYQGSFTPFRKIGQHFDEYLHVHGFTSKKGRYAQAIEALDAVGLDEILYERYPFQLSGGQLQRVAIALALLLSPELVIADEITTALDSVSGHRVLQMLAKRQKETGCSILFITHDWRHVRRYANRLAIMKEGKIVESGGKHRILDHPQHEYTKQLIKAAPILSKGLPSGLDKEKEG